Proteins from a single region of Runella sp. SP2:
- a CDS encoding adenylate/guanylate cyclase domain-containing protein: MTKAKMLVVDDESDLELLIKQKFRRKIREGSYEFHFAPNGAEAIEVIQKESNIDLVLSDINMPVMDGLTLLSKVNELSPLIKVVMVSAYSDMDNIRTAMNRGAFDFVCKPVNFDDLEVTVEKTLQHVKHLRDTLQAIKENNILRMYVDENVLNFMNRQEFESSLMANELVEATVMFIDICGFTAITENVDADTVVKLINKYFDVMVKEIIAQGGHVDKFMGDAVMAVFRGEYHLDHAVEAALAVRAHIEAIEENLLNHSTFMPRVAIGINSGEMISGNIGSVSLRRLDYTVIGDTVNVAQRFQSAAKPGQIVIGQSAYDNIKESFQCKPIGEVTLKNKANPLMIYEVIA; encoded by the coding sequence ATGACAAAAGCCAAAATGCTCGTCGTGGACGACGAAAGCGATTTGGAATTGCTTATTAAACAGAAATTTAGGCGCAAAATTAGAGAAGGTTCCTACGAGTTTCATTTTGCCCCCAATGGCGCCGAAGCCATAGAAGTGATTCAAAAAGAGTCAAATATCGACTTGGTGCTGAGCGACATCAATATGCCCGTGATGGATGGACTTACGCTGTTGAGTAAGGTAAATGAATTGAGCCCGCTCATCAAAGTAGTGATGGTATCGGCTTATAGCGATATGGATAATATTCGTACGGCCATGAATCGCGGAGCGTTTGACTTTGTTTGCAAACCTGTCAATTTTGACGATTTGGAAGTGACTGTCGAAAAAACCCTGCAACACGTTAAGCATTTGCGGGATACTTTACAGGCCATCAAGGAGAATAACATCCTCAGGATGTACGTCGATGAAAACGTGCTGAATTTCATGAATCGTCAGGAGTTTGAGTCATCGTTGATGGCTAACGAACTCGTGGAGGCGACTGTCATGTTTATCGACATTTGTGGGTTTACGGCCATTACTGAAAATGTGGACGCAGATACGGTAGTGAAGCTTATCAATAAATATTTTGACGTAATGGTGAAAGAAATCATTGCGCAAGGCGGGCATGTTGATAAGTTTATGGGCGATGCCGTGATGGCGGTTTTTCGAGGGGAATATCACCTTGACCATGCCGTTGAGGCAGCCTTAGCGGTTCGTGCCCATATCGAGGCAATTGAAGAGAACTTGTTGAATCACAGCACTTTCATGCCGCGCGTGGCGATTGGTATTAATTCTGGCGAAATGATTTCTGGCAATATTGGTTCGGTGTCTTTGCGCCGTTTGGATTATACCGTGATTGGTGACACCGTCAACGTAGCCCAACGTTTCCAATCGGCGGCCAAGCCAGGTCAAATTGTGATTGGCCAAAGTGCGTATGATAACATCAAAGAATCATTTCAATGTAAACCTATTGGCGAAGTGACACTCAAAAACAAAGCCAATCCGCTGATGATTTATGAAGTAATTGCGTAG
- a CDS encoding DUF3820 family protein, translated as MEGFNPNLLQDLVEMKMPFGKYKGVTLCDLPEPYLVWFHAKGFPAGKLGMLLSTLYEIKINGLEYLLKPLK; from the coding sequence ATGGAAGGTTTCAACCCCAATTTACTCCAAGATTTAGTAGAAATGAAAATGCCTTTTGGGAAGTACAAAGGGGTCACGCTCTGCGACTTGCCAGAGCCCTACTTGGTATGGTTTCATGCCAAGGGTTTTCCTGCGGGGAAGCTAGGAATGTTGCTTTCTACCCTTTATGAAATCAAAATCAATGGTTTAGAATACTTGTTGAAGCCGTTAAAATAG
- a CDS encoding penicillin acylase family protein, with protein sequence MKYLLLLFCLPLSLLAQRFTKAEVARYEQQAKRVTIVRDNWGIPHIYGKTDADAVFGLLYAQCEDDFKRVEMNYIEKLGRTAELKGESALYNDLQIKLLIDTAEAISDYKKAEPWLKKLLQAYADGINYYLYKHPQTKPALLQRFEPWFQLLWTDGSIGAISTADLSVAELKNFYSGEVTAAVAPPKDPEHQTGSNGFAFGPSITASGNAILYINPHVTFYFRPEVQVVSDEGLHAYGAVTWGQFFVYQGFNKYCGWMHTSCNVDVADIYAEKVMKKGDAFFYEYNQQLKPVTEKKITLKYLENNVIKSKTFTTYFTHHGPVMAKREGKWVSLRSFNRSMTSLVQSWKRTKAKGFEEYKKTMDLKGNTSNNTVFADNKGNIAYWHGNYVPIRDKSLNWAKLMDGTTPTTEWKGLHPVDETVHIYNPSNGWIQNCNSTPFTVSGPASPKRENYPPYMAPDGENFRGVNAVRVLSNQKGYTLDKVIEAGYDTYLSAFEVLVPALVTSFEKNVKPSDSLYTSLAEAVQLLKKWDYHVAENSVATTVAIEWAQKLTPTITRLYIDQGERDQVENTKLFATNATLAQLTTPLLATLAELKTKFGKWQMPWGEVNRFQRLTNDLQTKHDDAQPSYPVKYASALWGMLPSYNSRPYAGTNKRYGVSGNSFICAVEFGPRIKAKSLLAGGNSGDPASKHFSDQAEMYTQGKFKEVLFYKEDVLKNAERTYHPGQ encoded by the coding sequence ATGAAATACTTACTTTTACTTTTCTGCTTACCGCTTTCGCTCTTAGCGCAACGTTTTACGAAAGCCGAGGTAGCCCGTTATGAGCAGCAAGCCAAGCGCGTGACCATCGTTCGCGACAACTGGGGGATTCCGCACATTTACGGGAAAACCGACGCCGACGCGGTGTTTGGACTCCTCTACGCCCAGTGCGAAGACGATTTTAAGCGGGTAGAAATGAACTACATCGAAAAACTAGGCCGAACGGCAGAACTCAAAGGCGAATCAGCGCTGTACAACGACCTCCAAATCAAACTATTGATAGACACCGCCGAAGCCATTTCAGACTACAAAAAAGCCGAACCGTGGCTCAAGAAGTTACTTCAAGCTTACGCCGACGGCATTAATTATTATTTGTACAAACACCCCCAAACCAAACCCGCCCTGCTTCAACGTTTTGAGCCTTGGTTTCAGCTACTTTGGACCGACGGCAGCATTGGTGCCATCAGTACGGCCGATTTGAGCGTGGCAGAGTTAAAAAACTTTTACTCGGGCGAGGTCACAGCGGCTGTGGCTCCCCCCAAAGACCCTGAACACCAAACGGGTTCAAACGGCTTTGCGTTTGGCCCCTCTATCACGGCATCGGGCAACGCCATTTTGTACATCAACCCCCACGTAACGTTTTACTTTCGCCCCGAGGTACAGGTCGTGAGCGACGAAGGGCTTCACGCTTACGGGGCCGTTACTTGGGGACAGTTCTTTGTTTATCAAGGATTTAACAAGTATTGCGGTTGGATGCACACCTCTTGTAATGTCGATGTTGCTGATATTTACGCCGAAAAAGTAATGAAAAAAGGAGACGCGTTTTTTTATGAATACAACCAGCAACTCAAACCCGTCACGGAAAAGAAAATAACGCTCAAGTACCTAGAAAACAACGTCATCAAGTCTAAAACCTTCACTACCTATTTTACCCACCACGGCCCCGTCATGGCCAAACGCGAAGGCAAATGGGTGAGCTTGCGCTCGTTTAACCGCTCCATGACCAGTCTTGTACAAAGTTGGAAACGTACCAAAGCCAAGGGTTTTGAAGAATACAAAAAAACGATGGACTTGAAAGGAAACACCTCCAACAACACCGTTTTTGCCGATAACAAAGGCAACATTGCGTACTGGCACGGCAACTACGTACCTATCCGCGACAAATCGTTGAATTGGGCAAAACTGATGGACGGCACCACCCCCACTACCGAATGGAAAGGATTGCACCCCGTGGACGAAACCGTACACATTTACAACCCCAGCAACGGCTGGATTCAGAACTGCAATTCTACGCCTTTTACCGTTTCAGGCCCAGCAAGCCCTAAGCGCGAAAACTACCCACCGTACATGGCACCCGACGGAGAGAATTTTCGAGGGGTTAACGCGGTTCGGGTATTGAGCAACCAAAAAGGATACACCCTCGATAAAGTCATTGAAGCAGGTTACGACACTTACCTATCGGCGTTTGAGGTCTTAGTACCTGCCTTGGTAACTTCGTTCGAGAAAAATGTAAAACCTAGCGATTCACTCTACACCTCGCTGGCCGAAGCAGTGCAATTGTTGAAAAAATGGGACTACCACGTCGCCGAAAACTCAGTAGCGACCACCGTGGCCATCGAATGGGCGCAGAAACTTACGCCCACGATTACGCGTTTGTACATCGACCAAGGTGAGCGCGACCAAGTGGAAAACACCAAGCTTTTTGCTACCAACGCTACACTGGCTCAACTGACCACTCCCCTACTCGCTACGTTGGCCGAATTGAAAACGAAGTTTGGAAAATGGCAAATGCCTTGGGGGGAAGTCAATCGTTTTCAGCGCCTTACCAACGACCTACAAACCAAACACGACGACGCCCAACCTAGCTATCCTGTCAAATACGCATCGGCACTGTGGGGAATGTTGCCGTCGTACAACAGCCGCCCCTACGCAGGCACCAACAAGCGTTACGGCGTGAGTGGCAACAGTTTTATCTGTGCCGTTGAGTTTGGACCTCGCATCAAGGCAAAATCACTTTTGGCGGGTGGCAACAGCGGCGACCCTGCCTCTAAGCATTTCAGCGACCAAGCCGAAATGTACACCCAAGGAAAATTCAAAGAGGTATTGTTTTACAAAGAAGACGTCCTCAAAAACGCCGAACGAACGTATCATCCTGGACAATAA
- a CDS encoding cation-translocating P-type ATPase: MPSHPYPFQGLTDAQVEQSRRQNGTNAPQDTSNSAWWEALKETVTEPMFILLVACTVIYFSLNELAEGFFMLGAILVVSAISFYQDSRSKKALEALKSYTQASTAVIRNNEVIELPSAEIVVGDVVVVSEGELIPADGTLLQIHDFSVNESILTGEAFAVHKELQNAENNQVFQGALVQSGQGVFETTAVGQQTRLGKIGTSLATIETEKTPLQLQIDQFVKRMAAVGAVIFVLIWGINYVQSRDILGSLLKGLTIAMSVLPEEIPVAFATFMALGAWRLMKQGIIVKQTQTVEALGSATVICTDKTGTITENKMALHRLYVNESEAVLGENQWQNAPARRLIEVAMWASEPAPFDPMEKALHEAYRQSTQKDERSEFRLVHEYPLSGKPPMMTHVFENQAGKRIIACKGAPEALLRHSTLSEEEKEKVHRQVAAFAADGLRMLGVGVASFEGKTFPEKQQEFSFEFLGLVGFYDPPKRNIASVFKQFYDAGIQLKIITGDNSLTTEAIAKQAHFRSTTPPLTGEELLHLSPEDAEKKIAETTLFTRMFPEAKLKIINTLKAQNQIVGMTGDGVNDGPALKAAHIGIAMGKRGSEIAKQASSLILVDDDFGKMVEAVAAGRKIYNNLKKAIQYIISIHIPIILTVALPLVLGWVYPAIFTPVHVIFLELIMGPTCSIVYENEPLEKRSMHQPPRPMTTTFLSLRELSISIVQGLMITAGTLFIYQYSVRQGYSEDQTRTMVFATLVIANIFLTLANRSFYDSVIESFKYKNNLLLGVIGLTILLLAGLVYIPILANFFRLTPLLLSQLGFVSLVSLASVGWFEGFKWGKRKRFW; the protein is encoded by the coding sequence ATGCCTTCACATCCTTATCCATTCCAAGGTCTTACCGATGCCCAAGTCGAGCAGTCACGGCGACAAAATGGGACTAATGCTCCTCAAGATACGTCCAATAGTGCTTGGTGGGAAGCGCTCAAAGAGACTGTAACTGAGCCGATGTTTATTTTGTTGGTGGCGTGTACCGTCATCTATTTTTCGCTCAATGAATTGGCAGAAGGTTTTTTTATGTTGGGGGCGATTTTGGTCGTGTCGGCCATCTCGTTTTACCAAGATTCGCGCAGTAAAAAAGCCCTCGAAGCCCTAAAGTCATATACCCAAGCCTCCACGGCTGTGATTCGAAACAATGAGGTCATCGAACTCCCCTCGGCGGAGATTGTGGTCGGAGACGTGGTGGTAGTGTCGGAAGGGGAACTCATTCCTGCCGATGGCACGTTGCTCCAAATTCACGATTTTTCGGTCAATGAGTCTATCCTGACGGGCGAAGCGTTTGCGGTTCACAAAGAACTTCAAAATGCCGAAAATAATCAGGTGTTTCAGGGAGCATTGGTGCAGTCGGGGCAAGGAGTGTTTGAAACAACGGCGGTGGGGCAGCAAACGCGTTTGGGAAAAATTGGCACGTCTTTGGCGACGATTGAGACTGAAAAAACGCCTTTGCAGCTTCAAATCGACCAGTTTGTAAAACGGATGGCGGCGGTTGGGGCGGTTATTTTTGTGTTGATTTGGGGAATAAATTACGTTCAATCGCGCGATATTTTAGGCAGTTTACTCAAAGGTTTAACCATTGCGATGTCGGTGTTGCCCGAGGAAATTCCCGTGGCTTTTGCCACGTTTATGGCGCTTGGGGCTTGGCGTTTGATGAAACAAGGAATTATCGTAAAGCAAACTCAGACGGTGGAAGCGCTAGGCTCAGCGACGGTGATTTGTACCGATAAAACGGGAACCATTACTGAAAATAAAATGGCATTGCATCGTTTGTATGTCAACGAAAGTGAAGCGGTTTTGGGAGAAAATCAGTGGCAAAATGCACCTGCTCGGCGGCTGATTGAAGTGGCGATGTGGGCAAGTGAACCCGCCCCCTTTGACCCCATGGAAAAAGCCCTGCACGAAGCGTATCGCCAATCGACGCAGAAAGACGAGCGCTCGGAGTTTCGGTTGGTACACGAATATCCACTTTCGGGAAAGCCGCCGATGATGACCCATGTTTTTGAAAACCAAGCAGGAAAACGAATTATTGCTTGCAAAGGAGCGCCCGAAGCACTGCTTCGTCATTCTACGTTGAGCGAGGAAGAGAAGGAAAAAGTACACCGTCAAGTCGCTGCTTTTGCCGCCGATGGGCTGCGGATGCTTGGGGTTGGCGTGGCTTCGTTTGAAGGAAAAACGTTTCCCGAAAAACAACAGGAGTTCTCGTTTGAGTTTTTGGGTCTTGTTGGCTTTTACGACCCCCCAAAACGTAACATCGCCAGCGTTTTTAAACAGTTTTACGACGCGGGTATTCAGTTAAAAATCATTACGGGCGACAATTCCCTCACGACGGAGGCCATCGCCAAACAGGCGCATTTCAGAAGTACTACCCCACCATTGACGGGAGAGGAGTTGCTACATCTTTCTCCCGAAGACGCTGAGAAGAAAATCGCAGAAACGACGCTCTTTACCCGTATGTTTCCTGAAGCAAAGCTAAAGATTATCAATACGCTCAAGGCTCAAAACCAAATTGTGGGAATGACGGGCGATGGTGTCAACGATGGCCCTGCGCTCAAAGCTGCTCACATCGGCATTGCAATGGGAAAACGAGGTTCGGAAATCGCGAAACAAGCCTCTTCGCTGATTTTGGTGGACGATGATTTTGGAAAAATGGTGGAGGCAGTGGCGGCAGGGCGAAAAATCTATAATAACCTTAAAAAAGCCATTCAGTACATCATTTCCATTCACATTCCAATCATTCTGACCGTGGCGCTGCCGCTGGTGCTAGGTTGGGTGTATCCCGCTATTTTTACGCCCGTTCACGTTATCTTTTTAGAACTTATCATGGGGCCGACTTGCTCGATTGTCTATGAAAATGAACCACTCGAAAAACGAAGTATGCACCAACCTCCCCGTCCGATGACGACCACTTTTCTGAGCCTTCGTGAGTTGTCGATTAGCATTGTACAAGGGTTGATGATTACGGCGGGAACTTTGTTTATCTACCAATATTCAGTTCGACAGGGGTATTCGGAAGACCAAACGCGGACGATGGTGTTTGCTACGCTGGTAATTGCCAACATCTTTCTGACACTCGCCAATCGGTCTTTTTATGACTCAGTGATTGAGAGTTTTAAATATAAAAATAACTTGCTTTTGGGCGTGATTGGGCTAACTATTTTACTTTTGGCGGGGTTGGTGTATATTCCAATTTTAGCGAATTTTTTCAGGCTTACTCCGTTGTTGTTGAGCCAGTTAGGTTTTGTTAGTTTGGTAAGCTTGGCGAGTGTCGGCTGGTTTGAAGGCTTTAAATGGGGAAAGAGAAAACGATTTTGGTAA
- a CDS encoding 4Fe-4S dicluster domain-containing protein, with translation MAIMITDECINCGACEPECPNTAIYEGGVEWTFAGGTALEEIDYGDGTVVNAKVKQKPVSDEFYYIVTDKCTECVGFHEEPQCAAVCPVDCCVPDPDNEEDEETLLAKKAWMHGE, from the coding sequence ATGGCTATCATGATTACTGACGAATGCATCAACTGTGGTGCATGTGAGCCAGAATGTCCGAATACTGCAATATACGAAGGAGGTGTAGAATGGACCTTCGCGGGCGGAACTGCCCTTGAAGAAATCGACTACGGCGACGGAACTGTTGTAAATGCAAAAGTAAAGCAAAAACCTGTTTCAGACGAGTTTTACTATATCGTAACCGATAAGTGTACAGAATGCGTAGGTTTCCACGAAGAACCACAATGCGCCGCTGTTTGTCCTGTGGACTGCTGCGTCCCTGATCCAGACAACGAAGAAGATGAAGAAACACTCCTCGCAAAAAAAGCGTGGATGCACGGCGAATAG
- a CDS encoding acyl-CoA reductase, giving the protein MNNLEKRIAPFVSLGKLLKTNAIEEITYRAQSQNHWFTPEFVAESLRSIASGYLEEDTLMRWLQTYPTLATADEIKPRKIGVVMAGNIPAVGFHDMLCVLLSGHHLLAKLSSDDRLLMLFLMQQLKEIDPTLAERITVAERLNDADAFIATGSDNTARYFEYYFSKKPHIIRRNRTSVGVLNGTETTEELDAFGRDVLQYFGLGCRNVSKVYVPEGYLFDTFYETIESKANTYINHHKYFNNYEYNRSVYLVNREPHFDNGFLMMRKSESLVSPISVLYYETYTSAEELAEKLAEQAEKIQCIVSQNGWFPNSLPLGQAQAPTLFDYADGVDTMAFLTSL; this is encoded by the coding sequence ATGAATAATCTCGAAAAACGCATAGCTCCGTTTGTTTCCTTAGGAAAACTACTCAAAACAAACGCCATTGAAGAAATAACGTACCGGGCTCAATCGCAAAATCATTGGTTTACGCCTGAGTTTGTGGCCGAATCACTGCGCTCTATCGCCTCAGGCTATTTGGAAGAAGATACGCTAATGCGGTGGTTGCAGACGTATCCTACCTTGGCCACTGCCGACGAAATAAAACCCAGAAAAATTGGGGTCGTGATGGCAGGTAACATTCCCGCTGTGGGTTTTCACGATATGTTGTGTGTTCTTTTGAGTGGGCATCATTTATTGGCCAAACTCAGTTCGGACGATCGCCTGTTGATGCTTTTTTTGATGCAACAGTTGAAGGAAATTGACCCTACTTTGGCCGAACGTATCACCGTAGCCGAACGCCTCAACGACGCCGACGCTTTCATTGCCACGGGTAGCGATAATACGGCCCGTTATTTTGAATATTATTTTTCAAAGAAACCCCACATCATTCGCCGTAATCGGACGTCGGTGGGTGTGCTCAATGGCACTGAAACTACCGAAGAACTCGACGCTTTTGGGCGGGATGTACTTCAGTATTTTGGGCTTGGTTGCCGTAATGTTTCAAAGGTTTATGTGCCCGAAGGGTATTTGTTTGATACGTTTTACGAAACGATTGAATCAAAGGCCAATACGTACATCAACCACCACAAGTACTTTAATAATTATGAGTATAACAGGTCGGTGTATTTGGTCAATCGTGAGCCGCATTTCGATAATGGATTTTTGATGATGCGAAAATCGGAGTCGTTGGTTTCACCGATTTCAGTGTTGTATTATGAAACATATACTTCGGCGGAAGAGCTTGCTGAAAAACTAGCGGAGCAAGCCGAAAAAATTCAGTGCATTGTTTCGCAAAATGGCTGGTTTCCCAACAGCCTACCGTTGGGGCAAGCCCAAGCCCCTACGCTTTTTGACTATGCCGACGGCGTGGATACCATGGCATTTTTAACAAGCCTTTAA
- a CDS encoding pseudouridine synthase — translation MTEASHRYFVLNKPYNMLSQFIGPADARKLDELAFDFPEGTHPIGRLDGISEGLLLLTTNKKVTRLLFQGETTHKRSYLVQVYKVVSAENLQRLREGVAIRIRGTEELYVTAPCEVQIVEKPINLFQSGYEFDERIPHTWLLITMTEGKFRQIRKMIKAINHRCQRLIRLSIEELSLEDLQPGQVREIEEETFFQQLKINNWR, via the coding sequence ATGACCGAGGCTTCGCATCGCTATTTTGTGCTCAACAAGCCCTATAATATGCTGTCGCAATTTATAGGGCCTGCTGATGCTCGCAAGCTGGATGAGTTGGCGTTCGATTTTCCCGAAGGAACGCACCCGATTGGGCGGCTCGATGGCATTTCGGAAGGGTTGTTGCTGCTTACGACCAACAAAAAAGTGACCAGATTGCTCTTTCAAGGTGAAACTACCCACAAGCGAAGCTACTTGGTGCAGGTGTATAAAGTGGTGAGTGCCGAAAACCTTCAACGCCTCCGCGAGGGCGTTGCTATTCGCATTCGCGGCACGGAAGAACTGTATGTCACAGCTCCTTGCGAAGTACAAATCGTAGAAAAACCAATCAATTTATTCCAAAGTGGCTACGAATTTGACGAGCGAATCCCTCATACTTGGCTCCTTATTACGATGACCGAAGGCAAATTTCGCCAAATACGAAAAATGATAAAAGCCATCAACCACCGATGTCAGCGACTTATTCGGCTCTCCATCGAAGAGCTGTCGTTGGAAGATTTACAACCTGGGCAAGTTCGGGAAATCGAGGAAGAAACGTTTTTTCAACAACTCAAGATTAACAATTGGCGGTGA
- a CDS encoding sialidase family protein, with protein MRKMLVASWFLLVCMVQWGIAQVPGSKVAYSPASSGLYIGSPSICRLANGDYLASHDLFGPQSNEFERPVSCIYRSTDKGKTWTQISKINGQFWSKLFVHQGKLYFLGTSKHHGNTIIRKSLDNGVTWTEPTDGENGLLLAGEYHCAPVPLIEHNGRLWRAMEDAMGPIKKWGKRYGAFMMSMPLDADPMKASNWSHSNVLRYDSTLLGGNFGGWIEGNAVVTPQGELLDILRVDDKSTLEEKAAFVHISADGKNATFDPTKDFVNFPGGSKKFTIRFDPKSKRYWTLANYIPQEIKDANPKRNPASIRNTQALFSSEDLIHWKLHKVVLQHPDVLKHGFQYVDWLFEGRHIVFLSRTAYDDGVGGAHNNHDANYLTFHRIKKFRKQ; from the coding sequence ATGAGAAAAATGCTTGTTGCAAGCTGGTTTTTACTGGTTTGTATGGTTCAATGGGGCATCGCCCAAGTCCCAGGAAGTAAAGTTGCATACAGCCCAGCTTCGTCGGGCTTGTACATCGGGTCGCCAAGTATTTGCCGCCTTGCTAATGGCGATTATTTAGCTTCACACGACTTATTTGGCCCTCAATCCAACGAGTTTGAGCGTCCTGTTTCTTGCATTTATCGCTCGACTGACAAAGGGAAAACGTGGACTCAAATCTCAAAAATCAACGGGCAATTTTGGTCAAAACTCTTTGTCCACCAAGGAAAACTATACTTTCTCGGAACAAGCAAACACCATGGCAACACCATTATTCGAAAATCGCTTGATAACGGCGTCACGTGGACTGAGCCTACCGATGGCGAAAACGGGCTGCTATTGGCTGGAGAGTACCACTGCGCGCCCGTACCGCTGATTGAACACAACGGACGCCTGTGGCGCGCCATGGAAGATGCCATGGGGCCGATTAAAAAATGGGGAAAACGGTACGGGGCGTTTATGATGTCGATGCCACTGGATGCTGACCCAATGAAAGCGTCAAACTGGAGCCACAGCAACGTGCTACGATACGATTCAACACTTTTGGGCGGGAATTTTGGGGGATGGATAGAGGGCAATGCCGTTGTGACCCCACAAGGAGAATTGCTCGATATTTTACGGGTGGACGATAAAAGTACCTTGGAGGAGAAGGCCGCGTTTGTGCACATCAGTGCCGACGGTAAAAACGCCACTTTTGACCCTACCAAAGACTTTGTCAACTTCCCTGGCGGAAGTAAAAAGTTTACAATTCGTTTTGACCCAAAATCAAAACGCTACTGGACGCTTGCCAATTATATTCCTCAAGAAATCAAAGATGCAAACCCTAAACGTAACCCTGCCAGTATCCGCAATACTCAAGCTTTGTTTAGTTCGGAAGACCTGATTCATTGGAAATTACACAAAGTAGTTCTTCAACACCCAGATGTTTTGAAACACGGTTTTCAGTACGTGGACTGGCTTTTTGAGGGCAGACATATTGTGTTTTTGTCACGCACGGCCTACGACGACGGCGTAGGAGGGGCACACAACAACCACGACGCCAATTACCTAACCTTTCACCGCATTAAAAAATTTAGAAAACAGTGA
- a CDS encoding acyltransferase family protein gives MNTVTQPSRLASLDALRGFDMLMISGGGAFLYLLGGKTGWSFIDAIAEQFHHPDWNGFTFYDFIFPLFLFMAGVSLAFSLKSGLAKGISQAELTKKVFKRMLILFVLGILDKNAPVDVFDPAHIRYGTVLGRIGIATFLVALLYMRFTWTQMLYIAFGILVLYFSVLMLIPAPGFQAGDLTFEGNLVGWLDRTFMPGRLKQKTYDELAMTTQLSATCLTIFGCLAGDILQNNTISVAQKLKQLSLMGVIGVVAGLAWSPFFPINKHLWSSSFILLTGGMAFLMVVLFYWIIDVKKYTRWTFFFKVIGMNSLVIYLACRFISFGETSRLLFAGLYGHAPEPWHEVFNALGGLLLVWLMLYVMYRHKIFVKV, from the coding sequence GTGAACACAGTAACTCAACCGAGCCGTTTGGCTTCGCTCGATGCCCTGCGTGGCTTTGACATGCTCATGATTTCGGGCGGTGGCGCCTTTCTGTATTTGTTGGGAGGAAAAACAGGATGGTCGTTTATCGACGCCATCGCCGAACAATTTCACCATCCCGATTGGAATGGCTTTACCTTCTACGACTTCATTTTTCCCTTGTTTCTGTTTATGGCGGGGGTTTCGTTGGCGTTTAGCCTCAAGAGTGGTTTGGCCAAAGGAATCTCACAAGCTGAGTTGACCAAAAAAGTCTTCAAGCGAATGTTAATTTTGTTTGTATTGGGGATTTTGGACAAAAACGCCCCCGTTGATGTTTTCGACCCTGCTCATATTCGCTATGGCACTGTTTTGGGGCGGATTGGTATTGCTACTTTTTTAGTGGCTTTGTTGTATATGCGTTTTACGTGGACACAAATGCTCTACATCGCTTTTGGAATTTTAGTCCTTTATTTTTCGGTGTTGATGCTCATCCCTGCTCCAGGTTTTCAGGCAGGAGATTTGACGTTTGAAGGGAATTTAGTGGGCTGGCTCGATCGTACTTTTATGCCTGGCCGTCTCAAACAAAAGACCTACGATGAACTTGCCATGACGACGCAACTGTCGGCCACTTGTCTGACCATTTTTGGCTGCTTAGCGGGAGATATTCTGCAAAATAATACCATTTCAGTAGCTCAAAAGCTGAAACAACTGAGTTTGATGGGCGTCATTGGGGTAGTGGCAGGACTGGCGTGGTCACCCTTTTTCCCTATCAATAAACACCTTTGGTCGAGTTCGTTTATTCTATTAACGGGCGGAATGGCTTTTTTGATGGTGGTTCTTTTCTACTGGATTATTGACGTCAAAAAATACACGCGCTGGACGTTTTTCTTCAAAGTAATTGGGATGAATTCGTTGGTGATTTACTTGGCGTGTCGCTTTATCAGCTTTGGTGAAACCTCGCGGTTGTTGTTTGCGGGGCTATACGGCCATGCCCCCGAGCCGTGGCACGAAGTTTTCAACGCCCTCGGCGGGTTGTTGTTGGTATGGTTGATGCTGTACGTGATGTATCGCCACAAGATTTTTGTGAAGGTGTAG